AGCCTAGGCTCTGGAgaaaaaagagacagagaaaagagaaatGGAGAAGAGCGCTGATAAGACGGGGAGATTAGAATAGCTGAATTAATGTTTTTTTTCCCTACGGGAAATGGTGTCACTGACGCTGAACCCTGTCAGTGGGAGATTAAGCTGCACTCGTTTAAATGATGAAGACCCAAAAAGCTATAATGTATTCTCTATTCTTAATAGTTACTTAACTCCAGCCTCCTCCCACTCCATTACGTGAGTGCAGGATGTGTTGATGGCATACAGCATAGAATGAAGAGAGTAGTTTCAGACATCTTTTCATGTCTGTTCCTTTCCCTCTTCCTGTTCGGAGAATACGTATGAAATTATGTAAGCATTTGAGCAATTCGTCAGAGCTGCATACTTCTTTGCCCTGCGTGTGTAAAGTGAACGCCGATGATACTCATGCTCAAACAAGAACTATAAATGAGATAAATTGTACACTTTCATTGTCTCTCCTTCATTCACACATCTCTTCATAACCCTTCCTGTCTCCAATGCTTGATCCATGTTGGCATGCTTCAGGGTGAATGCATGTCAGCCAGTGatccaaatcaaatgaaattgccCTTTCTAACAGCAATCTCTCACTGTGTTGTGTTGCCCTCTCCTATCCCAGTGCACCTCACTCTGCCGCTCTCCTCCTCGCTCCCGGCTTCCCTGTCAGATGAGAGTGGGATGACCCCTGATGTGGAGAATGCGGTGGTGAGCCCCATCCTGCCCTTCCTTTTCCTGGGCAACGAGAGGGACGCCCAGGACCTGGACCTACTGCTGCGTCTCAACATCGGCTACGTGGTCAACGTCACCACACACCTGCCCCTCTACCACCTCGGCTCCAGCCTGATACACTACAAACGACTGCCGGCTACCGACAACAGCAAGCAGAACCTGCGTCAGTACTTTGAGGAGGTGTTTGAGTTCATTGGTGAGTTGAACAATATTTACTTTCATGTTCTACGGCGCTCTCTATCCCCGTTCTTGTCTTTCAGTCTTTTTCTTTCTGAGCTTAGAATATTTGACACTTGAAGTATTTTAGCAGTGAGATAAGGTAAGGATCATGATGATTCATATGTTAAGTTTTTCCTCTGATCTCGATCTCCTATTTCAAGGTTTTTGACTGGGGAGACAGTTAGGGAGCTATAAATGGATCAAACGGGAAGATGGGAGAACTGGAGAGTCAGATCCAGGAAAAGCTGTGTATTTGATGAATTTCAGCGATCTGATAGCCACCTCTTTTTATCCACAGAGGAGGCACACCAGAGTGGGCGTGGAGTGTTGGTTCACTGTCAAGCAGGCGTGTCCCGCTCGGCAACCATCATCATCGCCTACCTGATGAAGCACACCCTGATGACCATGACGGATGCCTACAAGTACGTGCGGGGCCGTCGTCCTGTGGTGTCTCCTAACCTCAACTTCATGGGTCAGCTACTGGAGTTTGAGAGGGACCTCAATTCCGGGGTCACTCCTCGCATCCTGACCCCCAAACTCAGCGGCCTGGAGACACAGGTCTGAGAGTGGGAGACTGAATAGAGGGacagaatggagggatggaggaaaccCGCATTGGGCGAGCCATAGTTTTGTGAAGGAGAAATGAAAGGTAGAATGATGAAGAAGGGAACGCTGATTAACAGATTGTCCCTATTGGCATAGATGATGAAATGATGATTTGAATAGTGCACTTCTATAGATTATGGGAGAAATTATTTGATTGGTTATTTTATAAATAGTCTCATTTCTGGCCAACCTGATCCTCATCCAATTCCATTTGTAATTTTGACCATTTTTATACAATGCTTAGATATCTGGCAGATAAgggggcaggtagactagcggttaagagcgttgggccattaACCGAAAGGTCACCGGTTAGAATCTCAGAGTTGACTCAGTGAAAAATATTCTGATGTTTCCTTGAGCAAGGAGCTTAACCCTTATTTCTCCTGTAAGTCgcactggataagagcatctgctatatGACTTAAACATGTAAATATTATCTCCCATGATCCACTGTGATCAGATGACTCATTTGATGCTTGTGGTTTATAGCATTACAGATACTAAGGAAGTGCAATGAGTCCTGGCCTGACACAAGGCCATTTACAAAATCAATAATGCATGCAGAACCAGAATAGAAACAACTATAGTGACACCCCACCATTAAACTATGATAACCCTATACATAGCTCCAGAAAGGTCATTCTAATGCATTTTACCCATCAAAATGTTTGGACGTTTAGAATATTGCCTCTCAACTGAAGTGACACAGTCCCAGAGGATAGCTGATCTTGCCATATTGTTGGTTTAGTTCTGTCTTTCCTGTCTGGATTATAAATGTcagtctttttttcttttttttttactcttgTGAGAATTGTTCAATATAGCATTGTGTGACTGGTGGAGGAGTGAGCGGATTTAATTGTGCCAATTCTTAGAGAAATGGGTTGAAATCAGAAACCTACAACACTGTGGATGAAACCAGAGCTGGTGTCAATAGAAGGATGGTAAATAGAAGCAGCAATGATACACAGGCAACGTTTAACAGATTCAGCAGACTGTTACTGAACTGGACTTAGTCATGGATCTATCCATGTTGTCTTTCCAACAGACAATGGTTGGAAAGATATAAGAAGATGaaccctacactcttagaaagaaggattccaaaagggttctttagctgtctcccccctccaccctttttggttccagttaaaccttttttggttctaggtagaacccttttgggttccatgtagaaacctttttggttctacccagaaccaaaagggttctacctgcaaccaaaaagtgttcttcaaaggattatcctatggggacagccgaagaaccctttaaggttccaGATAGCAGGTGTATTTGTAAGAGGGTACATAGGTGTGTGCTTAAATTAAGACAAAACTGCACCAATATATTCTTTGAGTGTTCTCCTCGTTTGTGGAATATTTTGTTTGTACATGTTTACCATTACagagtatttatttttatttctatgttttgtcatttattttgcTTTGTTTGTCACTGCTTAAATTCaacttaaaaatatatacattctaTACGTATGTGTTCAAATTTAACATGAATTACAGAGAAGGATGTCAAGACAACAGAGGGAATATGGAAAATACTCTTGGTCATTTCTTGCAATTGTGAAACATACACTAGTAATGAAAATCAGACTTGAAAGATGAAACAGAAAGACAATCCTTGTCAGCGTTTCCATTTCATCCATGGCCTAAATAATTATTGTTTTAATTTTTTTAGTATTTTTAGACCAGTTTATTGATTTATATTGAATTAATTAAATCCAGGGATTGCCAAACTGTGGACTTTTGAGGTCCACAGCCAAACTATTTGGTTGTGTATGAAAATGTAATACAAAGTTCAACAGTCCTAATCtttagatagtatccatgtttcAAAGTTCAACAATCCTAATCtttagatagtatccatgtttcAAAGTTCAACAGTCCTAATCtttagatagtatccatgtttcAAAGTTCAACAGTCCTAATCtttagatagtatccatgtttcAAAGTTCAACAGTCCTAATCtttagatagtatccatgtttcAAAGTTCAACAATCCTAATCtttagatagtatccatgtttcAAAGTTCAACAATCCTAATCtttagatagtatccatgtttcAAAGTTCAACAGTCCTAATCtttagatagtatccatgtttcAAAGTTCAACAATCCTAATCtttagatagtatccatgtttcAAAGTTCAACAGTCCTAATCtttagatagtatccatgtttcAAAGTTCAACAATTTAGATAGTATCCATAATCtttagatagtatccatgtttcAAAGTTCAACAGTCCTAATCtttagatagtatccatgtttcAAAGTTCAACAATCCTAATCtttagatagtatccatgtttcAAAGTTCAACAATCCTAATCtttagatagtatccatgtttcAAAGTTCAACAGTCCTAATCtttagatagtatccatgtttcAAAGTTCAACAGTCCTAATCtttagatagtatccatgtttcAAAGTTCAACAGTCCTAATCtttagatagtatccatgtttcAAAGTTCAACAGTCCTAATCtttagatagtatccatgtttcAAAGTTCAACAGTCCTAATCtttagatagtatccatgtttcAAAGTTCAACAGTCCTAATCTTTAGATAGTATCCATGCCTTTATCTGCCTTGTCTGTCTTCCTGTTTATCGGCTCATCTATCTTTATCTATCCATTCATGCATCCATCCTGGTCTTCAGTTCATTTGTTCTTCCTGATCCGTTTATTTCCTCAAGCTGTTTTCAGCTATACCATGTTTCTGtataccagggctctccaacactgttcctagagagataccctcctgtggggctccaaccccagttgtaactaacctgattcagcttattttttatttatttgtatttatttcatctttatttaaccaggtagacaagttgagaacaagttctcatttacaattgcgacctggccaagataaagcaaagcagttcgacacatacaacgacacagagttacacatggagtaaaacaaacatacagtcaataatacagtagaaacaagtctatatacaatgtgagcaaatgaggtgagataagggaggaaaGGGCAAAAAAAGGCCagggtggcaaagtaaatacaatatagcaagtaaaacactggaatggtgaatttgcagtggaagaatgtgcaaagtagaaataaaaataatggggtgcaaaggagcaaaataaataaataaaataaaataaatacagttgggaaagaggtagttgtttgggctaaattataggtgggctatgtacagatgcagtaatctgtgagctgctctgacagctggtgccttaagctagtgagggagataagtgtttccagtttcagagatttttgtagttcgttccagtcattggcagcagagaactggaaggagaggcggccaaagaaagaattggttttgggggtgaccagagagatatacctgctggaactcgtgctacaggtgggtgatgctatggtgaccagcgagctgagataaggggggactttacctagcagggtcttgtagatgacatggagccagggggtttggcgacgagtatgaagacagggccagccaacaagagcgtagAGGTCGCAATGGTggcagtatatggggctttggtgacaaaacgaatggcactgtgatagactatatccaatttgttgagtagggtattggaggctattttgtaaatgacatcgccgaagtcgaggattggtaggatggtcagttttacaagggtatgtttggcagcatgagtgaaggatgctttgttgcgaaataggaagccaattctagatttaacttcggattggagatgtttgatgtgggtcttgaagaagagtttacagtctaaccagacgcctaggtatttgtagttgtccacatattctaagtcagagccgtcagagtagtgatgttggacaggcgggcaggtgcaggcagcgatcggttgaagagcatgcatttagttttacttctatttaagagcaattgggggccacggaaggagagttgtatggcattgaagcttgcctgagagttgttaacacagtgtccaaagaagggccagaagtatacagaatggtgtcgtctgcgtagaggtggatcagagactcaccagcagcaagagcgacatcattgatgtatacagagaagagagtcggtccaagaattgaaccctgtggcatccccatagagactgccagaggtctggacagcagaccctccgatttgacacacagaactctatcagagaagtagttggtgaaccaggcgaggcaatcatttgagaaaccaaggctgtcgagtctgccgatgaggatgtggtgattgacagagtcgaaagtcttggccaggtcaatgaatacggctgcacagtaatgttttttatcgatggcgggttaagatatcgtttaggaccttgagcgtggctgaggtgcacccatgaccagctctgaaaccagattgcatagcagagagggtatggtgagattcgaaatggtcggtaatctgtttcttgacttggctttcgaggacctaagaaaggcagggtaggatagatataggtctgtagcagtttgggtcaagagtgcccccactttgaagagggggatgaccgcagctgctttccaatctttgggaatctcagacagagaggttgaacaggctagtaatagggatgGCAAAAATTTCAGCAAATAATtttagaaagggtccagattgtctagcctggctgatttgtaggggtccagattttgcagctcattcagaacatcagctgactggatttggaagaaggagaaatggggaaggcttgggcgagttgctgtggggggtgcagtgctgttgaccggggtaggggtttccaggtggaaagcatggccagccgtagaaaaatgctttttgaaattctcaattatagtggatttatcaatggtgacagtgtttcctatcttcagtgcagtgggcagctgggaggaggtgttcttattctccatggattttacagtgtcccagaactttttttgagttagtgttgcaggaagcaaatttctgcttgaaaaagctagccttggcttttctaactgcctgtataTAATGGTTTCTAGCGTCCCTGAAAAGCTGtgtatcacgggggctgttcgatgctaatgcagaacgccataggatgtttttgtgttgattaagggcagtcaggtctggggagaaccaagggctatatctgttcctggttctaaatttcttgaatatGGCATGCTTGTTTAAGATgtttaggaaggcatttaaaaaaaaacaggcatcctctactgacgggatgagatcaatatccttccaggataccccggccaggtcgattagaaaggcctgctcgctgaagtgtttcagggagcgtttgacagtgatgagtggaggtcgtttgaccgctgacccattacagatgcaggcaatgaggcagtgatcgctgagatcttagttgaagacagcagaggtgtatttagagggcaagttggttaggatgatatctatgagcgtgcccgtgtttacggctttggggaggtacctggtaggttcattgatcatttctgtgagattgagggcatcaagcttagattgtaggatggctggggtgttaagcatgttccagtttaggtcgcctagcagcacaagctctgaagctagatgggtggcaatcagttcacatatggtgtccagagcacagctggaggcagagggtagtctatagcaggcggcaacggtgaaagacttgtttttagagaggtggatttttaaaagtagaagttcaaattgtttgggtacagacctgtatagtaggacagaactatacaggctatctttgcagtagattgcaacaccgccccctttggcagttctatcttgtctgaaaatgttgtagtttgggatgagaatttcagaatttttggtggttttcctaagccaggattcagacacagctaaaacatccgggttggcagagtgtgctaaagcagtgaataaaacaaacttagggaggaggcttctaatgtaaacatgcatgaaaccaaggcgcctggggaataggagtggagctaggcactgcagggcctggattcacctctacatcaccagaggaaaagatgaggagtaggataagtaggatatcaaccagctaattattggaatcaggtgcgctagattCGGGTTGTAGCGAAAACCTACCGGAcggtagctctctaggaacagggttggagagcccagctCAGGATAACAGAAAGGGGCAATCCTTTGTAACAGACTTAAAATGATGCCCCTTTTACTCTTATCTTCTGACGTGACGCCTTATCCCTTCTTTAGCCCTACAGTGTCTGCTCTGGGCTCCTATCTGCCTCTATAGGTTTGAATCTCTTTTACGACAATACTATGCATTGTTCTTTTAGAAATATTGATTTAATCTGTGAAAACGATAACAAAGCTTTATCATTGAGTACACTGTGAATCCCACTCTTCCTGCATATTGGTTATAGTTCTCAGCCTTGGTCCTTAAGGTTAGACCCATCCTTGTTTTTAATACGGAGGGTTAAGTTGCCCATGAGTTCCTGTCTATCTGACTATGCCTTGGTTCCTTTTCACAAATTTTACATTTACTGATCATTATTGCAAATTATGATC
The Oncorhynchus gorbuscha isolate QuinsamMale2020 ecotype Even-year linkage group LG20, OgorEven_v1.0, whole genome shotgun sequence DNA segment above includes these coding regions:
- the LOC124006605 gene encoding dual specificity protein phosphatase 10-like isoform X2 — translated: MAWGRKTIWHTLAPPPPRSPSPQSPSSFSTAPSVPSTLLKPKPRQRDAEGRYSLPSAPSLHLVLNSVNREQDEENGRVHLTLPLSSSLPASLSDESGMTPDVENAVVSPILPFLFLGNERDAQDLDLLLRLNIGYVVNVTTHLPLYHLGSSLIHYKRLPATDNSKQNLRQYFEEVFEFIEEAHQSGRGVLVHCQAGVSRSATIIIAYLMKHTLMTMTDAYKYVRGRRPVVSPNLNFMGQLLEFERDLNSGVTPRILTPKLSGLETQV